In one Streptomyces sp. NBC_01241 genomic region, the following are encoded:
- the pucL gene encoding factor-independent urate hydroxylase, producing MTVNSHHPRPVVLGQNQYGKAENRVVRITRDGDTHHIKDLNVSVALSGDMEDVHYSGSNANVLPTDTTKNTVFAFAKEHGIESAEQFGIHLARHFVTSQEPIKVARIRIQEYSWERIATSDNNSRFIGSDEVNHSFARKGQELRTAQITFDGEKWQVISGLKDLTVMNSTSSEFWGYVKDKYTTLKETYDRILCTDVSTAWRYNWTSDADRMPNWEKSYAQAKKHILQAFAETYSLSLQQTLYQMGSRVINSRSEIDEIRFSLPNNHHFLVDLEPFGLKNDTEDGAVYFAADRPYGLIEATVLRDGTEPQIPVDMTNL from the coding sequence ATGACAGTCAATTCCCACCATCCCCGCCCTGTGGTCCTCGGCCAGAACCAGTACGGCAAAGCAGAGAACCGCGTTGTCAGGATCACGCGGGACGGCGACACCCATCACATCAAGGACCTGAACGTCTCGGTCGCCCTCTCCGGCGACATGGAGGACGTGCACTACTCCGGCTCCAACGCGAACGTCCTGCCCACGGACACCACCAAGAACACGGTGTTCGCCTTCGCCAAGGAGCACGGCATCGAGTCCGCCGAGCAGTTCGGCATCCACCTCGCGCGCCACTTCGTGACGTCGCAGGAGCCGATCAAGGTCGCGCGCATCCGGATCCAGGAGTACTCCTGGGAACGCATCGCGACCTCGGACAACAACTCCCGGTTCATCGGATCGGACGAGGTCAACCACTCCTTCGCCCGCAAGGGCCAGGAGCTGCGCACTGCGCAGATCACCTTCGACGGTGAGAAGTGGCAGGTCATCTCCGGCCTCAAGGACCTCACGGTCATGAACTCCACCAGCTCGGAGTTCTGGGGCTACGTCAAGGACAAGTACACGACACTCAAGGAAACGTACGACCGCATCCTGTGCACCGACGTCTCCACCGCCTGGCGCTACAACTGGACCAGCGACGCCGACCGGATGCCCAACTGGGAGAAGTCGTACGCGCAGGCCAAGAAGCACATTCTGCAGGCCTTCGCCGAAACGTACTCCCTCTCGCTGCAGCAGACCCTGTACCAGATGGGTTCGCGGGTCATCAACAGCCGGAGCGAGATCGACGAGATCCGCTTCTCGCTCCCGAACAACCACCACTTCCTGGTGGACCTCGAACCGTTCGGGCTCAAGAACGATACCGAAGACGGCGCTGTCTACTTCGCGGCGGACCGCCCGTACGGCCTGATCGAAGCTACCGTGCTGCGGGACGGGACGGAGCCGCAGATCCCGGTCGACATGACCAACCTCTGA
- a CDS encoding TetR/AcrR family transcriptional regulator yields the protein MRPSLASQRSAEMLDALADCVAEYGVQGVTVDKIAARAGWTRGLVRHYLGNKDEQLRALISVLSTRYATELIDAIAAAPVGQRRRVVIDVLFGARWQQRDRDDIVLDQLIAYEALKPANESSLLVMYRSVADTIASATLSERPDLDAQAAAELGFTIVSLAYGSATMLGIGWPEQTRTAAAVAQELLFAGEGEAGRA from the coding sequence ATGCGCCCGAGCCTCGCCAGTCAGCGCAGTGCCGAGATGCTCGACGCCCTGGCCGACTGCGTCGCCGAGTACGGGGTGCAGGGCGTCACCGTCGACAAGATCGCCGCGCGCGCAGGCTGGACCCGCGGGCTCGTGCGGCATTACCTGGGCAACAAGGACGAGCAACTGCGGGCTCTGATCAGCGTGCTGTCGACGCGGTACGCCACCGAACTCATCGACGCCATCGCCGCGGCTCCGGTCGGGCAGCGGCGCCGCGTCGTCATCGACGTCCTGTTCGGGGCCCGTTGGCAGCAGCGCGACCGCGATGACATCGTGCTCGACCAGCTCATCGCCTACGAGGCGCTGAAGCCCGCCAATGAGTCGTCCCTGCTGGTGATGTACCGCAGCGTCGCCGACACCATCGCGTCGGCGACGCTGTCGGAACGGCCGGACCTCGATGCGCAGGCCGCCGCCGAGCTGGGCTTCACCATTGTGTCTCTCGCCTACGGCTCGGCGACCATGCTGGGGATCGGCTGGCCGGAGCAGACGCGCACGGCAGCGGCAGTGGCGCAGGAGCTGCTGTTCGCAGGAGAGGGCGAGGCCGGGCGGGCGTAG
- a CDS encoding 8-oxoguanine deaminase, whose amino-acid sequence MAAPAAPEHVERIVIENCSIATVDADDTEYASGHVVVAGNRIESVGAGRAREGLENVVRRIDGTGHLVTPGLINTHHHFYQWITRGLATDHNLFDWLVALYPTWARIDEPMVRAAAQGSLAMMARGGVTTAMDHHYVYPQGSGDLSGAIIGAARDMGVRFTLARGSMDRSVKDGGLPPDFAVETLDGALAGTEATIDAHHDDSFDSMTQVAAAPCSPFSISTELLRQGAELARRKGVRMHTHGSETVEEERFCHELFGMGPTDYFESTGWLGDDVWMAHCVHMNDSDIAAFARTGTGVAHCPSSNARLAAGIARVPDMLAAGVPVGLGVDGTASNEAGELHTELRNAVLINRLGAHRERALNARQALRLGTYGGAQVLGRAGQIGSLEPGKLADLVLWKLDTLAHASIADPVTALVFGAAAPVTLSLVNGKPVVEGNHLITADEDAIARATRDEARRLARIAAGA is encoded by the coding sequence ATGGCAGCACCGGCAGCTCCTGAGCACGTGGAACGCATCGTCATCGAGAACTGTTCGATCGCGACCGTCGACGCCGACGACACCGAGTACGCGTCGGGCCATGTCGTCGTCGCGGGCAACCGCATCGAGTCCGTCGGCGCCGGCCGGGCACGCGAAGGCCTGGAGAACGTCGTGCGCCGCATCGACGGCACCGGACATCTGGTCACCCCGGGCCTGATCAACACGCATCACCACTTCTACCAGTGGATCACTCGCGGCCTCGCCACCGACCACAACCTGTTCGACTGGCTGGTCGCGCTGTATCCGACCTGGGCGCGCATCGACGAGCCGATGGTCCGCGCCGCCGCGCAGGGCTCGCTCGCCATGATGGCCCGCGGCGGTGTCACCACCGCCATGGACCACCACTACGTCTACCCGCAGGGCTCCGGGGATCTTTCCGGAGCCATCATCGGGGCCGCCCGTGACATGGGCGTACGGTTCACCCTCGCCCGGGGTTCCATGGACCGCAGCGTGAAGGACGGCGGACTGCCGCCGGACTTCGCCGTCGAGACGCTCGACGGTGCGCTCGCCGGCACCGAGGCGACCATCGACGCGCACCACGACGACTCCTTCGACTCGATGACCCAGGTCGCCGCCGCACCTTGCTCCCCGTTCTCCATCTCCACGGAACTGCTGCGACAGGGAGCCGAGTTGGCCCGCCGCAAGGGAGTGCGCATGCACACCCACGGTTCGGAGACGGTGGAGGAGGAGCGGTTCTGCCACGAGCTGTTCGGGATGGGCCCGACCGACTACTTCGAGTCGACCGGCTGGCTCGGCGACGACGTGTGGATGGCGCACTGCGTCCATATGAACGACTCCGACATCGCCGCCTTCGCCCGCACCGGAACGGGCGTCGCGCACTGCCCCTCGTCCAACGCCCGCCTCGCCGCCGGCATCGCCCGGGTGCCCGACATGCTCGCCGCGGGCGTTCCCGTCGGCCTCGGCGTCGACGGCACCGCGTCCAACGAGGCCGGCGAACTCCACACCGAGCTGCGCAACGCGGTCCTCATCAACCGCCTCGGCGCCCACCGCGAAAGGGCCCTGAATGCCCGTCAGGCCCTGCGCCTGGGAACGTACGGTGGCGCCCAGGTCCTCGGCCGCGCCGGCCAGATCGGCTCCCTGGAACCCGGCAAGCTCGCCGACCTGGTGCTCTGGAAGCTGGACACCCTCGCCCATGCCTCCATCGCCGACCCGGTGACCGCGCTCGTCTTCGGCGCCGCGGCCCCCGTCACCCTCTCCCTCGTCAACGGCAAGCCGGTCGTCGAGGGCAACCACCTGATCACCGCGGACGAGGACGCCATCGCCCGCGCCACCCGCGACGAGGCCCGCCGCCTCGCACGGATCGCCGCCGGAGCCTGA
- the uraD gene encoding 2-oxo-4-hydroxy-4-carboxy-5-ureidoimidazoline decarboxylase, whose amino-acid sequence MTSNSTPGLARFNTLTDDEATTALHDVCASAAWGRAILSRRPYTTAKALLSASDAATAALTTEDLADAMAGHPPIGRPKPGDPTSSREQRGMAGASGELKAEMLELNLAYQERFGHVFLICATGATGEQMRDAVKSRIGNSPEQERGIVRTELGKINRIRLTRLVTEGE is encoded by the coding sequence GTGACTTCGAACTCCACGCCGGGCCTGGCCCGGTTCAACACCCTGACGGACGACGAGGCCACCACCGCGTTGCACGACGTGTGCGCCAGTGCGGCCTGGGGAAGAGCGATCCTCTCCCGACGCCCGTACACCACCGCAAAAGCCCTTCTCTCCGCCAGTGATGCCGCCACGGCAGCGCTGACCACGGAGGATCTGGCCGACGCGATGGCCGGTCACCCGCCGATCGGCCGCCCGAAGCCCGGAGACCCGACCTCCTCCCGCGAACAGCGGGGCATGGCCGGCGCCTCCGGGGAACTCAAGGCCGAGATGCTCGAACTGAACCTGGCCTACCAGGAACGGTTCGGACACGTCTTCCTGATCTGCGCCACCGGAGCCACCGGTGAGCAGATGCGCGACGCGGTGAAGTCCCGGATCGGGAACTCGCCCGAGCAGGAGCGCGGGATCGTGCGCACCGAACTGGGCAAGATCAATCGCATCCGGCTGACCCGTCTCGTAACCGAAGGAGAGTGA
- the uraH gene encoding hydroxyisourate hydrolase, translated as MSTDTTASVSTHILDTSIGRPAAAVAVTLAARSGSDAPWVTLGGSATDADGRCKDLPALPEGTTHVRLDFETEAYFFNKQAEAQQDAPRVRDSGAFFPEVAITFAVVPGEHYHVPLLLNPFGYSVYRGS; from the coding sequence TTGAGCACCGACACCACCGCATCGGTGTCCACGCACATCCTGGACACCAGCATCGGCCGCCCCGCCGCGGCCGTCGCCGTCACGCTCGCCGCCCGCAGTGGCAGCGACGCGCCGTGGGTGACGCTCGGCGGCTCCGCGACCGACGCGGACGGGCGATGCAAGGACCTGCCGGCGTTGCCGGAGGGCACCACCCATGTACGTCTCGACTTCGAGACCGAGGCGTACTTCTTCAACAAGCAAGCCGAGGCGCAGCAGGACGCCCCCCGCGTAAGGGACAGCGGTGCGTTCTTCCCGGAAGTGGCGATCACCTTCGCCGTCGTACCGGGCGAGCACTATCACGTACCGCTGCTGCTCAACCCGTTCGGCTACTCCGTTTACCGAGGGAGCTAG
- a CDS encoding lactonase family protein, with amino-acid sequence MTHATSRRTVLGALFAGVALSVAPAPPGSLRSPEAAPDPAPTVGSRPRATGQLLIGTYTSAEGGGKGIGMASYAATGAISAGPVITGVDNPSYLAMHPSGATVYAVDEQERGGVTAVALPPDGAPRVLGTRGTGGAGPTHLSVHPTGRWLLTANYTSGSVAVHPIRGDGSLGERTDLVTHTAPPPGPGQDGPHAHQVITTPDGGHVLAVDLGNDAVYTYRLDEERGTLAQVSYAALRPGAGPRHITFHPGGRFAYLACEVDNTAVVCGYDPATGTLSPGAPQSTGTGAGTNYPAQFLVTGDGRFAYLANRGHNSLTRYAVEDDGAALRLLDTVPVGGDFPRQIAFSPDGKLLFAANQKSSTVTVFRVDAKSGGLTRTGDAFPAPVAVCVLPYLAPGPSRY; translated from the coding sequence ATGACCCACGCCACCAGCCGGCGCACCGTTCTCGGAGCCCTGTTCGCCGGTGTCGCCCTGTCCGTGGCCCCCGCGCCGCCCGGCTCGCTCCGGTCCCCGGAGGCCGCGCCGGACCCCGCGCCCACGGTGGGTTCGCGCCCGCGCGCCACCGGGCAGCTGCTGATCGGCACGTACACCTCGGCCGAGGGTGGCGGCAAGGGCATCGGCATGGCCTCGTACGCCGCCACCGGGGCGATCTCCGCCGGCCCCGTGATCACCGGCGTCGACAACCCCTCGTACCTGGCCATGCATCCCTCGGGCGCCACCGTCTACGCGGTCGACGAGCAGGAGCGGGGCGGGGTGACGGCCGTCGCGCTCCCACCGGACGGAGCCCCCCGGGTGCTCGGAACCCGCGGCACGGGCGGGGCGGGACCCACCCACCTCTCCGTCCATCCCACGGGAAGGTGGCTGCTCACCGCGAACTACACCTCCGGAAGCGTCGCGGTGCATCCCATCCGGGGCGACGGCTCGCTGGGGGAGCGCACGGACCTGGTCACGCACACCGCGCCGCCGCCCGGCCCCGGCCAGGACGGGCCGCACGCCCACCAGGTCATCACCACCCCGGACGGCGGACACGTCCTCGCCGTGGACCTCGGCAACGACGCCGTGTACACGTACCGGCTCGACGAGGAACGCGGCACCCTCGCACAGGTCTCCTACGCGGCCCTGCGACCCGGAGCCGGACCGCGGCACATCACATTTCACCCGGGTGGCCGCTTCGCCTACCTGGCCTGCGAGGTCGACAACACCGCCGTCGTCTGCGGCTACGACCCGGCCACCGGCACCCTCTCCCCGGGCGCCCCGCAGTCCACCGGGACCGGCGCCGGCACCAACTACCCCGCGCAGTTCCTGGTCACCGGCGACGGGCGCTTCGCCTACCTGGCCAACCGGGGGCACAACAGCCTGACGCGCTACGCCGTCGAGGACGACGGGGCCGCGCTGCGGCTGCTCGACACCGTGCCGGTCGGCGGCGACTTCCCCCGCCAGATCGCCTTCTCGCCGGACGGGAAGCTGCTCTTCGCCGCCAACCAGAAGTCGAGCACGGTGACGGTCTTCCGGGTCGATGCGAAGAGCGGCGGACTCACCCGTACCGGCGACGCCTTCCCCGCCCCGGTGGCCGTCTGCGTGCTCCCGTACCTGGCGCCGGGGCCGTCCCGGTATTGA
- a CDS encoding helix-turn-helix domain-containing protein, with amino-acid sequence MTEPVDHPLVTAVKPLVDAMGAELLGPEQAQPDDVVLAWEGEDVIAVRLPQLSDSLDHILAAMERRYGMPLAELDRRTKQSVVRALEARGAFSVRHGVETVAGALGVSRFTVYNYINAQEEKRARGRG; translated from the coding sequence GTGACCGAACCGGTGGATCACCCCCTCGTCACCGCGGTCAAGCCGCTCGTCGACGCCATGGGCGCCGAGCTGCTCGGACCCGAGCAGGCGCAACCCGACGACGTCGTGCTGGCCTGGGAGGGCGAAGACGTCATAGCGGTCCGGCTGCCCCAGCTCTCGGACTCGCTCGACCACATCCTGGCCGCCATGGAGCGCCGGTACGGCATGCCGCTCGCGGAGCTGGACCGCAGGACCAAGCAGTCGGTCGTACGGGCCCTGGAGGCACGTGGCGCCTTTTCCGTACGGCACGGCGTGGAGACGGTGGCGGGCGCGCTGGGGGTCAGCCGCTTCACCGTTTACAACTACATCAATGCCCAGGAGGAGAAGCGGGCCCGGGGGCGGGGGTAG
- the gcl gene encoding glyoxylate carboligase, with protein MTAARAAVEILKREGVSNAFGVPGAAINPFYAALEASGGVRHTLARHVEGASHMAEGYTRARPGNIGVCIGTSGPAGTDMITGLYSAIADSIPILCITGQAPTAVLHKEDFQAVDIASIAAPVTKAATTVLEAAQVPGVFQQAFHLMRTGRPGPVLIDLPIDVQLTEIEFDPDLYEPLPVHKPAATRKQIERALELLNASERPLLVAGGGVINADACQLLVAFAELTGVPVVPTLMGWGVIADDHELNAGMVGLQTSHRYGNANFLESDFVLGIGNRWANRHTGKLDVYIRGRTFVHVDIEPTQLGKIFAPDLGIASDAEAALELFVEVARELKAAGKLKDRSEWAASTQERRAALQRRTHFDNVPLKPQRVYEEMNRAFGPETRYVTTIGLSQIAGAQMLHVHRPRHWINCGQAGPLGWTIPAALGVATADPDGSVVALSGDYDFQFMLEELAVGAQHRIPYVHVLVNNSYLGLIRQAQRTFDIDFQVNLEFENLNSPELGVYGVDHVKVVEGLGCKAIRVIEPDQLLPAFEEAKKLAAEFRVPVVVEAIVERVTNIAMSGTDIASVNEFEDIATDPSHAPTAIRRLTAS; from the coding sequence ATGACCGCTGCCCGAGCGGCAGTTGAGATCCTCAAGCGCGAAGGCGTCAGCAACGCGTTCGGTGTGCCGGGCGCGGCGATCAACCCCTTCTACGCGGCCCTCGAGGCCTCCGGCGGGGTTCGTCACACGCTCGCCCGCCATGTCGAGGGCGCCTCCCACATGGCGGAGGGGTACACCCGGGCGCGTCCGGGCAACATCGGCGTCTGCATCGGCACGTCGGGTCCGGCCGGCACCGACATGATCACCGGCCTCTACTCCGCGATCGCCGACTCGATCCCGATCCTCTGCATCACCGGCCAGGCGCCGACCGCCGTGCTCCACAAGGAGGACTTCCAGGCGGTCGACATCGCCTCGATCGCGGCGCCCGTCACCAAGGCCGCCACGACCGTCCTCGAAGCCGCCCAGGTCCCGGGCGTCTTCCAGCAGGCCTTCCACCTGATGAGAACCGGCCGCCCCGGCCCGGTCCTCATCGACCTGCCCATCGACGTCCAGCTCACCGAGATCGAGTTCGACCCCGATCTGTACGAGCCGCTGCCGGTGCACAAGCCCGCCGCGACCCGCAAGCAGATCGAGCGCGCCCTGGAGCTGCTGAACGCCTCCGAGCGCCCGCTGCTCGTCGCGGGCGGCGGCGTCATCAACGCCGACGCGTGCCAACTCCTTGTCGCATTCGCCGAGTTGACCGGCGTCCCGGTCGTCCCCACCCTGATGGGCTGGGGCGTCATCGCCGACGACCACGAGCTGAACGCGGGCATGGTTGGCCTGCAGACCTCGCACCGCTACGGCAACGCGAACTTCCTGGAGTCCGACTTCGTCCTCGGCATCGGCAACCGCTGGGCCAACCGCCACACCGGCAAGCTGGACGTCTACATCCGGGGCCGCACCTTCGTCCACGTGGACATCGAGCCCACCCAGCTCGGCAAGATCTTCGCCCCCGACCTCGGCATCGCCTCCGACGCCGAGGCGGCGCTGGAGCTGTTCGTCGAGGTGGCGCGCGAGCTGAAGGCCGCGGGGAAGCTCAAGGACCGCTCGGAGTGGGCCGCGTCCACCCAGGAGCGCCGGGCCGCGCTGCAGCGCCGTACGCACTTCGACAACGTGCCGCTGAAGCCGCAGCGGGTGTACGAGGAGATGAACCGGGCCTTCGGCCCCGAGACCCGGTACGTCACCACGATCGGCCTCTCCCAGATCGCCGGTGCGCAGATGCTGCACGTCCACCGGCCGCGCCACTGGATCAACTGCGGCCAGGCGGGCCCGCTCGGCTGGACCATCCCGGCCGCGCTGGGCGTCGCCACCGCCGACCCGGACGGCTCCGTCGTCGCCCTCTCCGGCGACTACGACTTCCAGTTCATGCTGGAGGAGCTGGCGGTCGGCGCGCAGCACCGTATCCCGTACGTCCACGTCCTGGTGAACAACTCCTACCTGGGGCTGATCCGCCAGGCGCAGCGCACCTTCGACATCGACTTCCAGGTCAACCTGGAGTTCGAGAACCTCAACTCGCCGGAGCTCGGCGTCTACGGCGTCGACCATGTCAAGGTCGTCGAGGGCCTGGGCTGCAAGGCGATCCGCGTCATCGAGCCGGACCAGCTGCTGCCGGCCTTCGAGGAGGCGAAGAAGCTGGCTGCGGAGTTCCGGGTCCCGGTGGTCGTCGAGGCCATTGTGGAGCGCGTGACGAACATCGCGATGAGCGGTACGGACATCGCGTCCGTCAACGAGTTCGAGGACATCGCGACCGACCCGTCCCACGCCCCGACCGCGATCCGCCGGTTGACGGCATCCTGA
- a CDS encoding 2-hydroxy-3-oxopropionate reductase, which translates to MSNNLPKVAWIGLGIMGSPMSENLIEAGYDVTGHTLEQDKIDRLVAAGGTGAGSIAEAVRDADVVIMMVPASPQVEAIAYGPDGILENAKRGALLIDMSSITPQTSVDLAKNAVEKGIRVLDAPVSGGEAGAVEAVLSIMVGGEQADFDAAQPILQALGRTIVLCGPHGSGQTVKAANQLIVAVNIQACAEAVVFLEKSGVDLAAALDVLGGGLAGSTVLTRKKDNFLKRDFAPGFRIDLHHKDMGIVADAARNVGAALPVGAVVAQLVASLRAQGDGGLDHSALLRSVERLSGQPVHA; encoded by the coding sequence ATGAGCAACAACCTCCCCAAGGTTGCGTGGATCGGTCTCGGCATCATGGGCTCCCCCATGTCCGAGAACCTGATCGAGGCCGGGTACGACGTCACCGGTCACACCCTGGAGCAGGACAAGATCGACCGGCTGGTCGCGGCCGGAGGCACGGGCGCGGGCTCGATCGCCGAGGCGGTCCGGGACGCCGATGTCGTCATCATGATGGTGCCCGCCTCCCCGCAGGTCGAGGCCATCGCGTACGGCCCCGACGGCATCCTGGAGAACGCGAAGCGCGGCGCGCTGCTGATCGACATGTCGTCGATCACCCCGCAGACCTCCGTGGACCTCGCGAAGAACGCCGTGGAGAAGGGCATCCGGGTATTGGACGCCCCGGTGTCCGGTGGCGAGGCCGGTGCGGTCGAGGCGGTGCTGTCCATCATGGTCGGCGGCGAGCAGGCCGACTTCGACGCCGCGCAGCCGATCCTCCAGGCCCTCGGCAGGACCATCGTGCTGTGCGGTCCACACGGCTCCGGTCAGACGGTGAAGGCCGCGAACCAGCTGATCGTCGCGGTCAACATCCAGGCGTGCGCCGAGGCGGTCGTCTTCCTGGAGAAGTCCGGCGTCGACCTCGCCGCCGCACTGGACGTCCTGGGCGGCGGACTGGCCGGCTCGACGGTCCTGACCCGTAAGAAGGACAACTTCCTGAAGCGGGACTTCGCGCCGGGCTTCCGGATCGACCTGCACCACAAGGACATGGGTATCGTCGCGGACGCCGCCCGCAATGTCGGTGCCGCGCTGCCCGTCGGCGCCGTGGTCGCCCAGCTCGTCGCCTCGCTGCGCGCCCAGGGCGACGGCGGCCTGGACCACTCGGCACTGCTGCGCTCGGTCGAGCGGCTGTCGGGTCAGCCGGTCCATGCCTGA
- a CDS encoding TIM barrel protein: MGYPDQRFDVNLSILFTELPLLERPAAAAAAGFTAVELWWPWTGTPTPPRAELDALKKALDEAGTQLVGLNFYAGQLPGPDRGALSVPGAESDRFRANVEVAADFAASVGCKALNALYGNRVDGVDPAVQDELALENLAVAARAADRVGAVLLIETLNQPESPRYPLVSAPSGIEVVDKVNAATGLGNAKFLLDLYHLSMNGEDLGQAITAYAAKTGHVQIADNPGRGAPGTGSLPLEQLLDELTKAGYDGWVGLEYKPGGRPSAEAFEWLPATARSAR; encoded by the coding sequence ATGGGCTACCCGGACCAGCGCTTCGATGTGAACCTTTCGATCCTCTTCACGGAACTCCCGCTCCTGGAGCGTCCCGCGGCCGCCGCCGCGGCCGGCTTCACGGCGGTCGAGCTGTGGTGGCCCTGGACCGGGACCCCCACTCCGCCGCGGGCCGAGCTCGACGCCCTCAAGAAGGCGCTCGACGAAGCAGGCACGCAGTTGGTGGGGCTGAACTTCTACGCCGGACAGCTGCCCGGCCCGGACCGCGGCGCGCTCTCCGTGCCCGGCGCGGAGTCGGACCGCTTCCGCGCCAATGTCGAGGTGGCGGCCGACTTCGCCGCTTCGGTCGGCTGCAAGGCGCTCAACGCGCTCTACGGCAATCGCGTCGACGGCGTGGACCCGGCCGTGCAGGACGAACTCGCCCTGGAAAACCTGGCCGTCGCCGCCCGTGCGGCCGACCGGGTCGGAGCGGTCCTGCTGATCGAGACCCTCAACCAGCCGGAATCGCCGCGCTACCCCCTGGTGAGCGCACCGTCCGGCATCGAGGTCGTCGACAAGGTCAACGCGGCGACAGGGCTCGGGAACGCGAAGTTCCTGCTGGACCTGTACCACCTGTCGATGAACGGCGAGGACCTCGGTCAGGCCATCACGGCGTACGCCGCGAAGACCGGCCACGTCCAGATCGCCGACAACCCGGGGCGCGGCGCACCCGGCACCGGCTCGCTCCCCCTGGAGCAGCTCCTCGACGAGCTGACGAAGGCCGGTTACGACGGCTGGGTCGGCCTGGAGTACAAGCCGGGCGGCCGCCCGAGCGCCGAGGCCTTCGAGTGGCTCCCGGCCACCGCGCGGTCCGCCCGCTGA
- a CDS encoding metal-dependent hydrolase family protein, translating into MLYSTHRPERTALIGVNVLDARGGEPVRDAVLVIEDGRIAEILARTHYTTRPGTEELQLQGMWVTPGLIDAHVHLAGGRAGIDDQELGVIAENRTVRAIRAVCEAQTLLKHGFTTVRDVSWNGLYLKRVFFEQKLPGPKVIACGPGLTRTGGHGDLFQFTPDYVRENGVFGLVADGEQEIVKAVRYLLREGADAIKIFLSGGDNWPHDRNGDIQYSARELAAAVEEAHRQTGTIVMCHAESREAIAMAVEAGVDTIEHGEDLDADLAKTMADAGTILVPTLQLIANWHRDFMPLDGDRRPPLRPDAFLYRDLYEGRDDSFADDYSGSAVRSFQLALESGVKIALGSDTVYEPLTPFGEYSALEFRALVEAGMTVRQAITAATVISSEAVGMSHVIGTVEVGKQADLLVVRADPTTSADVLADASNIHLIFCDGRLTVKDGKFEW; encoded by the coding sequence ATGCTCTACTCCACCCACCGACCGGAACGCACCGCTTTGATCGGGGTGAACGTGCTCGACGCCCGCGGCGGGGAGCCGGTCAGGGATGCCGTGCTCGTCATCGAGGACGGGCGGATCGCCGAGATACTCGCCCGCACGCACTACACGACCAGGCCCGGTACCGAGGAGCTTCAGCTTCAGGGCATGTGGGTCACGCCTGGTCTGATCGACGCGCACGTCCACTTGGCGGGTGGTCGCGCCGGCATCGACGACCAGGAGCTCGGGGTCATCGCCGAGAACCGCACCGTGCGCGCCATCCGCGCCGTCTGCGAGGCGCAGACGCTGCTCAAGCACGGCTTCACCACGGTCCGTGATGTCTCGTGGAACGGCCTGTACCTCAAGCGCGTCTTCTTCGAGCAGAAGCTCCCCGGGCCGAAGGTGATCGCCTGCGGGCCGGGTCTCACTCGCACCGGCGGCCACGGCGACCTCTTCCAGTTCACGCCCGACTACGTGCGTGAGAACGGCGTCTTCGGCCTGGTGGCCGACGGTGAGCAGGAGATCGTCAAAGCCGTCCGCTACCTGCTGCGTGAGGGGGCCGACGCGATCAAGATCTTCCTGTCCGGCGGTGACAACTGGCCGCACGACCGCAATGGCGACATCCAGTACTCGGCTCGCGAACTCGCCGCCGCCGTAGAAGAGGCGCACCGGCAGACCGGCACGATCGTGATGTGCCATGCGGAGAGTCGCGAAGCCATCGCGATGGCGGTGGAGGCCGGGGTCGACACCATCGAGCACGGCGAGGATCTCGACGCCGACCTGGCGAAGACGATGGCCGACGCCGGCACGATCCTCGTCCCGACTCTGCAGCTCATCGCCAACTGGCACCGCGACTTCATGCCCCTGGACGGCGACCGCCGGCCGCCGCTGCGGCCGGACGCCTTCCTGTACCGCGACCTGTACGAGGGGCGGGACGACTCCTTCGCGGACGACTACTCCGGCTCCGCGGTCCGTAGCTTCCAGCTGGCGCTCGAGTCGGGAGTGAAGATCGCCCTCGGCTCCGACACCGTCTACGAGCCGCTCACCCCCTTCGGCGAGTACAGTGCGCTGGAGTTCCGGGCCCTTGTCGAGGCAGGCATGACCGTACGCCAGGCGATCACCGCCGCGACCGTCATCAGCTCCGAGGCGGTCGGGATGTCCCATGTGATCGGCACTGTCGAGGTCGGCAAGCAGGCCGACCTCCTCGTTGTCCGAGCAGACCCCACCACCTCCGCCGACGTCCTCGCCGACGCGTCCAACATCCATCTGATCTTCTGCGACGGCAGGCTGACCGTGAAGGACGGGAAGTTCGAGTGGTGA